GCACCACCGGCAACCCGAAAGGCGTGGTCTACTCGCATCGCTCGTGCTGGTTGCACTCGTTGTCCGCAACGACCGCGAACAACAACGGCCTCGGCGCCGACGACCGCACGATGCCGATCGTCCCGATGTTCCACGCGAACGCGTGGGGGACGCCGTACGCGGCTTTCATGTCGGGCGCCGACCTGATCCTGCCGGACCGGTTCCTGCAGGCCGCGCCGCTCGTCGGGTTGATCGAAGCCGAGCGGGTCACCATCTCGGCCGCGGTCCCGACGATCTGGAACGACATCCTCCAGTACCTGCGGGCAAACCCGGGTCACGATCTTTCGACCCTGCGCAACGTGCTGTGCGGCGGCTCGGCGGTCCCTCGGTCGTTGATCGCGGCGTTCGAGGCGGAGTTCGGGATCCACATCATCCAGGGCTGGGGCATGACCGAGACCTCTCCGGTCGCGGCGGTTGCGAAAGCGCCCACCGGCCTGACGGGAGAAGCGTCCTGGGACTACCAGGCGAAGGCCGGGCGGCTCCTGTTCGGTGTGGAGGGCCGCATCGTCGACGACGCCGGTGACGTGCAGCCGCGCGACGGCAAGGCGGTCGGCGAGCTGGAGGTTCGCGGGCCGTGGGTGACCGCGGCGTACTACAAGGACGACGACCGGCAGCGCTTCGACGAGGGCTGGCTGCGCACGGGCGACGTCGGCACGATCGACCCACAGGGCTACATCACGCTCACCGACCGGTCCAAGGACGTGATCAAGTCCGGTGGCGAGTGGATCTCGTCGGTCGAGCTCGAAGTCGAGCTGATGGCCCATCCCGCGGTGCTCGAGGCTGCGGTTGTCGGCGTACCGGACGAGCGCTGGCAGGAGCGACCCCTGGCGTGCGTCGTTCCGCTCGAGGGTCAGTCGCTGGACCCGGACGAGCTTCGTACGTGGCTGGCGGAGCGGGTGGCGAAGTGGTGGCTGCCCGAGCGGTGGGCGGTGATCGAGGCTGTCCCGAAGACCAGCGTTGGCAAGTTCGACAAGAAGGTGCTTCGCCGGGCATACGCCGATGGCGATCTCGACGTCACGACGTTGTGAGTCAGGCGTAGCCGGTTGGCGGTCCAGCCGGATCGGCGCTACCAATGAACCGACCCGGCGCGCCGGACGATCCATCCGGTGAGGGACCGGCCGCGCTGCGGGCGGCGCCGGGCGCGGAGGATGTCGTGGAGCAACGGTTTGCCGACTACGTGCGCGAGCACTGGCCGGCGCTGGTTGACCAGGTCAGCGCCGAGTACGGCGACACGACTGCAGATCGCCAGCGGGCCGAACGCGTTCTGGTCAGGAGCCTGACCAGGCTCGGGTTGCGCTGGCGTCGCGTGCATGACGACCCGGACTCTGAGTTGCACCGCCTCCTTCTTCGAGACCCAGCCGGTCGGTCCGACCGGCAGCGAACCGATCCGGACGGATACCTCGTCATGGACGTGTCGCCGGCCGGCACGGATCGGGACGGCGTCGACGCCGCCGGCGACCCGATGTCGGTCGACGCCGCTCTCGCGAGCATCATGCGCGCGGTCCGGCGTACTCGTCAGCGCCAGGGCGCTGCGGTTGCTGTGGTCGTCGTGATTGCGGGTGCG
Above is a window of Mycobacteriales bacterium DNA encoding:
- a CDS encoding long-chain fatty acid--CoA ligase, which gives rise to MRSTMQDFPLTIGSIMRFGAEVFGDSEVVTLCDGGERRRRSFAETAERAARLANVLRWLGIDGDQRVATFMWNNAEHFETYLAVPSMGAVLHTLNIRLFPDQVTYIANHAEDSVIIANCSLVPVLANVLGDMPTVHTVLVCGEGDRSALESSGKEILSYEEVVGEASPTFEWPDDIDERSAAAMCYTSGTTGNPKGVVYSHRSCWLHSLSATTANNNGLGADDRTMPIVPMFHANAWGTPYAAFMSGADLILPDRFLQAAPLVGLIEAERVTISAAVPTIWNDILQYLRANPGHDLSTLRNVLCGGSAVPRSLIAAFEAEFGIHIIQGWGMTETSPVAAVAKAPTGLTGEASWDYQAKAGRLLFGVEGRIVDDAGDVQPRDGKAVGELEVRGPWVTAAYYKDDDRQRFDEGWLRTGDVGTIDPQGYITLTDRSKDVIKSGGEWISSVELEVELMAHPAVLEAAVVGVPDERWQERPLACVVPLEGQSLDPDELRTWLAERVAKWWLPERWAVIEAVPKTSVGKFDKKVLRRAYADGDLDVTTL